From a single Bacteroidales bacterium genomic region:
- a CDS encoding Crp/Fnr family transcriptional regulator: MQEDGHYDFHSPDALFERAKELLCLYEIEQALSNYDQNIEDVIDNILHIIPKGWQYEDICEAEIILGDKIYHRSSFTRTELKISYPLKEYDKVIGELRIFYTRPVKCDKGIFLPEEHLLLKSIAEKFSTFLILKKLRPISQRELSLPDEEFFQQIKKNYHGLIEWLKPFGLTDSDIIQLLKNPITFKKGETLGKQGAYTSYFILLAKGATKSFVEGLHGKSYSFMISVPFEFISLSSLYGNSYYFTTIALIPTTAFLIEKQTVLRILNQNPQFHKAITKWLCDNYDILFNRLKCLSLKQTTGRMAETLLYLSRVFNSDLIPSFISRKDLAELSAMSNENAVRILSDFKNENIISDTPKGITLINKQLLQTISIAG; this comes from the coding sequence ATGCAGGAAGACGGACATTACGACTTTCATTCCCCCGATGCATTATTTGAAAGAGCTAAGGAATTACTCTGCCTTTACGAAATCGAACAGGCTCTTTCAAATTACGATCAAAACATAGAAGACGTTATTGACAATATTCTCCACATTATACCCAAAGGTTGGCAATACGAAGATATTTGTGAAGCCGAAATTATTTTGGGTGATAAAATATATCATCGATCAAGTTTTACCCGAACTGAACTCAAAATATCTTATCCCCTCAAAGAATACGACAAAGTAATAGGTGAACTAAGGATTTTTTATACTCGACCTGTGAAATGCGATAAGGGCATCTTTTTGCCAGAAGAACATTTACTTTTAAAGTCAATTGCAGAAAAATTCTCCACTTTTTTGATTCTCAAGAAACTAAGACCCATCTCTCAAAGAGAACTTTCCTTACCGGATGAGGAATTCTTTCAACAAATTAAAAAAAATTATCATGGTCTGATCGAATGGCTTAAACCTTTCGGGCTCACCGATTCAGACATTATTCAATTACTGAAGAACCCTATTACATTTAAAAAAGGTGAAACTCTAGGAAAACAAGGTGCTTATACATCTTATTTTATCTTGCTTGCTAAAGGTGCTACCAAATCGTTTGTCGAAGGTTTACACGGAAAAAGCTATTCTTTTATGATCAGTGTACCTTTCGAATTCATCAGCCTCTCATCCCTTTATGGCAATAGCTATTATTTTACCACCATTGCACTTATTCCAACTACTGCATTCTTGATCGAAAAACAAACCGTCTTGCGTATCCTTAACCAAAATCCCCAATTTCACAAAGCCATTACCAAATGGCTGTGCGATAACTACGATATTCTCTTCAATCGGTTAAAATGCTTAAGTCTCAAACAAACCACCGGTCGCATGGCTGAAACATTGCTCTATCTATCACGCGTATTTAACTCTGACCTCATACCCTCATTCATTTCTCGAAAAGATTTAGCAGAACTCAGCGCAATGAGTAATGAAAATGCAGTCCGTATCCTCTCAGACTTTAAAAATGAAAATATCATTTCTGACACACCCAAAGGCATTACTCTTATCAACAAACAACTCCTACAAACCATCAGCATTGCCGGATAA